From Phycodurus eques isolate BA_2022a chromosome 13, UOR_Pequ_1.1, whole genome shotgun sequence, a single genomic window includes:
- the myripa gene encoding titin homolog isoform X2, with protein MGRKLDLSGLSDNEAEHVLQVVQRDMRLRKKEEERLSELKQALDEEGSRCLLLSRQRCFNQRCCIRCCAPFSFLLNPKRRCRDCLYNVCKACRIYSKAGKAWLCCACQKSRSLKKQSLDWFYVHVKGRFKRFGSAKVLKTIYRRHLAEHSPVSELTEGSAYEESICNEGSICGSDATFYRQTEEHSMAETLTVALRVAEEAVDEAISNAEFDAASQENQNEARYLREHRGELIEELAKTIMQKIISRRKTSADMRDEYEQEGSLEQGVHHHGDQADAAFKHLKGLWRSQSAFSLMDDNRDTRQTSPKEGGSAVSSWTSVERLENAGCVSSVLKSPDGNWIALQSAQLSRPSLLAKRKSLVYSALERESGAVSAYEGMDSDNEAKPEPDTTWGAILQEFHRKLTGSKVRRDADNRKDARSDSEGKLQKSPVANIKRQMPEVRRPSSQRASIIDINFNGKATADESGVGSEAASGKAKRSRKKRRSKRRATLSGPLLKDYNKKDAHSCSHCDADTPDTLTPDLLHQDLDISQVNQDLTLDAPQPAEHISSSSGRDEGHCDTKDNCEAQEKETRSQDEEEKMEEDLAGERGEHVKEDEEDEEEVKSRLYKLVAKSRLAYFSSTDNELDRPGRSEEDRGCDDEDQKEEIEGLTHKLCQLEKEVRATMFSSTEDELDRVTDEEVKKDEEEEEEEEEELAVKVCRLATQAGATQFSSTEDELDREEAAHEETLWMLQKDNAAQATQVRHLASLVSASQFSSTEDELDRVGEEEGKMMRGEELWGEAAGGHWESMREEPVEEPMSDHFSDPMEELDVDEMLSEEEEEIMREKQDKSEVKQSDQRGAQKVEEEDLRDDGVGKWESEDEDVEFDKIISGMLTMTLEDMQQQAKTEEKKEDRKTDGKRNKDAKIDKERKNITMTMKEDSKTDEWKSEDTKIDDEREEDEKTNERQNKDTKKDEERKDDTMTNEERNKDTRTEENRNWDLKTYKETDNEKSVDSKKDEDRKEDIKTGEKKEASKTGEKRNSEAKIVKDRKDYIVTNEEKNETDDKMKEDEKTDKDRNEDINTNKDRSEEIKDLGGDKKTDEDWNKDAKTADEKKEEKKKDENRNKTDKERKVDRITNEERNKDTKTDRDRNKNVKRDKETGEVKKEDTKTGENTNIVAKTDAKDEDENRNKDTKTDEDRNDVRRTNKKSNEDTKTDGRRNEDTESDYERKEEEKEDENKNVKMDKVEEEKKENSKTGKTRDTQTDETKEVTKTEKDWNEAVEDLKEDTMERNKDEKMGKKADREKNEDLKTGENRNKNAQTGEERKTDTMTNEKSNEDKNKAVKDLKEDIKADENRNKDVKTNKDRRKSAEDLRDDTKTDKKKEDWEAKTGEQKEDLKTDKDRNNDAKTNKKQNEDTITVMESKEELNMDMDKNRSTQTDMEGKDDMNTDDERKEDSKADENKNKDLQTDKDWNKEAKTEKERKEGLQTDKDRNTDEQTGKDRKEEAMTDKDLNKDAQTDKDKSKKGKTDEDWNRYSKTDKDRSKDAKKDTDWSSDAQTDKDRNKDVKTDNERKEDLKKDEKNSDTKADEDRNKKEKTDTIWNEEANTDRERKKNLETDKDSKGVTKNNQVKVDSPKTDKNKDKDMETKEEKKTDNKRNEDRNQDDKTDMEKKDNLKTEKDKNEDTKSDGERNKNVKTDETEGAKQSQVDQMRLLENTAKQTVGEIVGALQGADLQQQQQEAAVEDQDRRNMATTEASFLSPEENANASDSEVYHAVHFISTFLEQRHSAASLCSITTEVLKVLNATEELLQGLEGREGRCPSAPSLPANADPKEIDQQFSALEEKVYMAAGSVYGVETELGELEERARGISSGTPDTELFFLEEEVASAAARVQQSELQISDISARIAALRSAGLDVDPQSRFAKTRTVPVMPLTLSSSRQLRRRLPALPRPEDNKS; from the exons ATGGGGCGCAAGTTGGACCTGTCCGGCCTGAGCGACAACGAGGCCGAGCACGTGCTACAGGTGGTGCAGCGCGACATGAGGCTGCGCAAGAAAGAGGAGGAACGTCTCAG cGAGCTGAAGCAGGCGCTGGACGAGGAGGGCAGTCGCTGCCTGCTGCTGTCACGCCAGCGTTGCTTCAACCAGCGCTGCTGCATCCGCTGCTGCGCGCCCTTCAGCTTCCTGCTCAACCCCAAGCGCCGGTGTCGCGACTGCCTGTACAACGTGTGCAAGGCCTGCAGAATCTACAGCAAGGCCGGCAAAGCCTGGCTCTGCTGCGCCTGCCAGAAGAGCAG GTCGCTAAAGAAACAGTCACTGGATTGGTTCTACGTGCACGTGAAAGGACGCTTCAAGCGCTTCGGCAGCGCCAAAGTGCTGAAGACCATCTACAGGAGACACTTGGCCGAGCACAGTCCAGTTTCGGAGCTCACGG AGGGGAGTGCCTACGAGGAGAGCATCTGCAATGAAGGCAGCATCTGCGGCAGTGACGCCACTTTCTACAGACAAACTGAAG AGCACAGCATGGCAGAGACGCTCACTGTGGCCTTGCGGGTGGCGGAGGAGGCCGTAGACGAGGCCATTTCCAACGCAGAGTTTGACGCTGCCAGTCAG GAGAATCAGAATGAAGCCCGCTACCTGCGTGAGCACAGAGGAGAGCTCATTGAGGAGCTGGCCAAAACAATCATGCAAAAG ATCATCTCTAGGAGGAAGACCTCGGCTGACATGAGGGACGAGTACGAACAGGAGGGGTCGCTGGAGCAGGGCGTCCATCACCATGGCGACCAGGCTGACGCCGCTTTTAAACACCTCAAAGGCCTCTGG AGGTCGCAGTCTGCCTTCTCGCTGATGGACGACAACCGAGACACTCGTCAGACGTCACCCAAGGAAGGAGGATCGGCCGTGTCTTCCTGGACTAGCGTCGAGCGTTTGGAAAACGCTG GATGCGTGTCCTCTGTGCTGAAGAGTCCAGACGGGAACTGGATCGCCCTGCAGAGTGCTCAGCTGTCGCGGCCAAGCCTGCtggccaaaaggaaaagtctgGTCTACAGCGCCTTGGAGAGGGAGTCGGGAGCGGTGTCCGCTTACGAGGGCATGGACTCTGACAACGAAGCCAAACCTGAGCCCGACACCACCTGGGGCGCCATCCTGCAGGAGTTCCACAGGAAGCTGACGGGCTCCAAAGTCCGTCGAGATGCTGACAACAGAAAAGACGCTCGGTCGGACTCCGAGGGGAAACTTCAAAAGTCTCCGGTGGCTAATATTAAGAGGCAGATGCCTGAAGTCAGACGGCCGTCATCTCAAAGGGCCAGCATCATCGACATCAACTTCAACGGGAAAGCCACCGCGGACGAGAGTGGAGTGGGAAGTGAGGCGGCGTCTGGAAAAGCGAAGAGATCacgaaagaagagaagaagtaAAAGAAGAGCAACACTTTCTGGACCTCTTCTGAAA GATTACAACAAGAAAGACGCCCATTCCTGTTCTCACTGTGACGCTGACACTCCTGACACATTGACTCCTGATCTGCTCCACCAGGATTTGGACATCAGTCAAGTGAACCAGGACCTTACGTTGGATGCACCACAACCTGCAGAACACATCTCCAGCTCCTCGGGTAGGGATGAAGGTCATTGTGACACTAAAGACAACTGTGAGGCACAGGAGAAGGAAACAAGAAGCCAAGATGAAGAAGAGAAGATGGAGGAGGACTTGGCTGGAGAGAGAGGAGAGCACGtgaaagaggatgaggaggatgaggaggaggtaAAATCTAGGTTGTACAAGCTGGTGGCAAAGTCCAGACTGGCGTACTTCTCGTCCACCGACAACGAACTGGACCGACCGGGAAGGAGTGAGGAGGACCGAGGGTGTGATGATGAAGATCAGAAGGAAGAGATCGAAGGACTAACACACAAACTCTGCCAGTTGGAGAAAGAAGTCCGAGCAACCATGTTCTCCTCCACAGAGGACGAGCTGGACCGAGTCACAGATGAGGAGGTGaagaaggatgaggaggaagaggaggaggaagaagaggagctgGCGGTGAAAGTCTGCCGGTTGGCCACCCAAGCGGGCGCCACCCAGTTTTCATCTACCGAGGACGAGCTAGACCGCGAGGAAGCGGCTCACGAGGAGACGCTGTGGATGCTGCAGAAGGACAATGCGGCGCAGGCCACTCAGGTGCGCCACCTGGCCAGTCTGGTAagcgcctcacagttctcctCCACCGAGGACGAGCTGGATCGAGTCGGGGAGGAAGAGGGAAAGATGATGCGGGGAGAGGAGCTGTGGGGAGAAGCGGCGGGAGGACATTGGGAATCCATGCGAGAGGAACCAGTAGAAGAACCAATGAGCGATCATTTTTCAGATCCAATGGAAGAATTGGATGTTGATGAGATGTTatcagaagaggaggaggaaataaTGAGAGAGAAACAGGATAAGTCAGAGGTGAAACAGTCAGATCAGAGAGGAGCACAGAAGGTGGAAGAAGAAGACCTCCGAGATGACGGCGTTGGGAAGTGGGAGAGCGAGGATGAAGATGTCGAGTTCGATAAAATAATCAGCGGCATGTTGACAATGACATTGGAGGACATGCAGCAACAAGCCAAGACCGAGGAGAAGAAAGAGGACAGAAAGACAGACGGGAAGAGGAACAAGGATGCAAAGATtgacaaagagaggaaaaatatTACGATGACGATGAAGGAGGACTCAAAGACAGATGAATGGAAGAGTGAGGATACAAAGATAGATGATGAAAGGGAAGAGGATGAAAAGACAAACGAGCGACAGAACAAGGACACAAAGAAGGATGAAGAGAGGAAAGATGATACGATGACAAATGAGGAAAGGAACAAGGACACAAGGACAGAGGAGAACAGGAATTGGGATTTAAAGACATATAAGGAGACAGACAATGAGAAAAGTGTGGACTCAAAGAAAGACGAGGACAGGAAGGAGGATATAAAGACAGGTGAGAAGAAAGAGGCCTCAAAGACTGGTGAGAAGAGGAACAGTGAAGCAAAGATTGTTAAAGACAGGAAAGATTATATTGTGACAAACGAGGAAAAGAATGAGACAGATGATAAGATGAAAGAGGACGAAAAGACAGACAAGGACAGGAACGAGGatataaacacaaacaaggacagGAGCGAGGAAATCAAAGACCTGGGAGGGGACAAAAAGACAGACGAGGACTGGAACAAGGATGCAAAGACAGCCGATGAGAagaaagaggagaaaaagaaggaTGAGAACAGGAACAAGACTGATAAAGAGAGGAAAGTTGATAGGATAACAAACGAGGAAAGGAATAAAGACACAAAGACAGACAGGGACAGGAACAAGAATGTAAAGCGGGACAAGGAGACGGGCGAGGTGAAGAAAGAGGACACAAAAACAGGTGAGAACACAAACATTGTGGCCAAGACAGATGCAAAGGATGAAGATGAGAACAGGAACAAGGACACAAAGACTGATGAGGACAGGAATGATGTTAGGAGGACAAATAAGAAAAGCAATGAGGACACAAAGACAGACGGGAGGAGGAATGAGGATACAGAGTCGGATTATGAgaggaaagaggaagaaaaggaaGATGAGAACAAGAATGTGAAGATGGACAAGGTggaagaggagaagaaagagaatTCAAAGACAGGCAAGACCAGAGACACCcagacagatgagacaaaagaggtcacaaaaacagaaaaggacTGGAACGAGGCAGTTGAGGACCTGAAAGAGGACACAATGGAGAGGAACAAGGATGAAAAGATGGGGAAAAAGGCAGACCGTGAGAAGAATGAGGACTTAAAGACAGGCGAGAACAGAAACAAGAATGCACAGACAGGTGAGGAGAGGAAAactgatacaatgacaaatgAGAAAAGTAATGAGGACAAGAACAAGGCAGTTAAGGACCTGAAAGAGGACATAAAGGCAGATGAGAACAGGAACAAGGATGTAAAGacaaacaaggacaggagaaagTCTGCTGAAGACCTGAGAGACGATACAAAGACAGACAAGAAGAAAGAGGACTGGGAAGCAAAGACAGGAGAGCAGAAAGAGGACCTTAAGACAGACAAGGACAGGAACAACGACGCCAAGACCAACAAGAAGCAGAACGAGGACACCATAACAGTCATGGAGAGCAAAGAGGAATTAAACATGGACATGGACAAGAACAGGTCTACACAGACAGATATGGAGGGGAAAGATGATATGAACACTGATGATGAGAGAAAAGAGGACTCAAAAGCAGATGAGAACAAGAATAAGGACCTGCAGACAGACAAGGACTGGAACAAGGAGGCAAAGacagaaaaggagagaaaagaGGGCTTGCAAACTGACAAGGACAGGAACACGGATGAACAGACAGGCAAGGACAGAAAGGAGGAAGCCATGACAGACAAAGACTTGAACAAAGATGCACAAACAGACAAGGACAAGAGCAAGAAAGGCAAGACAGACGAGGACTGGAACAGGTATTCAAAGACAGACAAGGACAGAAGCAAGGATGCAAAGAAAGATACGGACTGGAGCAGTGATGCACAGACAGACAAGGACAGGAACAAGGATGTGAAGACAGACAATGAGAGGAaggaggatttaaaaaaagacgaGAAGAACAGCGACACAAAGGCAGACGAGGACAGGAACAAGAAGGAAAAGACGGACACAATCTGGAACGAGGAGGCCAATACAGACAGGGAGAGGAAGAAGAACTTGGAGACAGATAAGGACAGCAAGGGAGTGACTAAGAACAACCAAGTGAAGGTAGATAGTCCAAAGACAGACAAGAACAAGGACAAGGATATGGAGactaaagaggaaaagaagacagacaacaaaaggaatgaagacagGAACCAGGATGACAAGACCGACATGGAGAAGAAAGACAACTTGAAGACAGAAAAGGACAAGAACGAGGACACCAAGAGTGACGGGGAAAGGAATAAGAACGTGAAGACAGACGAGACAGAAGGTGCAAAACAAAGCCAAGTAGATCAAATGAGGCTACTTGAAAATACAGCGAAGCAAACTGTGGGAGAAATCGTAGGAGCGCTTCAGGGTGCTGATCTTCAGCAACAGCAACAAGAAGCTGCGGTGGAAGACCAAGACAGAAGAAACATGGCCACCACGGAGGCCAGTTTCCTGTCACCAGAGGAGAACGCGAAC GCTAGTGACAGTGAAGTGTACCATGCTGTACACTTCATATCAACGTTTCTGGAACAG AGGCACTCGGCAGCGTCCCTATGCAGCATAACCACCGAGGTCCTGAAGGTTCTGAATGCCACTGAGGAGCTGCTCCAGGGGCTGGAGGGCCGCGAAGGCCGTTGCCCCTCTGCCCCCTCTTTGCCCGCCAACGCAGACCCCAAGGAAATAGATCAGCAGTTCTCTGCGCTGGAAGAGAAA GTGTACATGGCGGCGGGCTCGGTGTACGGTGTGGAGACCGAGCTCGGCGAACTGGAGGAGCGCGCCAGGGGCATCTCGAGCGGCACGCCTGACACGGAGCTGTTTTtcctggaggaggaggtggcATCGGCCGCCGCCAGGGTTCAGCAGTCGGAGCTACAG ATCAGCGACATCTCGGCAAGGATCGCAGCGCTGAGGAGCGCCGGTCTGGACGTGGACCCGCAGTCCCGCTTCGCCAAGACGAGGACCGTCCCAGTCATG CCTCTCACGCTGAGCTCGTCCAGACAGCTGAGGAGACGACTGCCAGCGCTCCCACGTCCAG aagacaacaaaagctaA